The segment CCCTCTGTCTGAATTTGGCTGCACATGAAGGAGGTGTGTGGGGATGCAGAACATACCAGTTCAGATCAGCCAGCCTTACCCTGGGGCAGGATAAGGAGAGACCCGCGTCCCCGGAACTTTGAGGAGCCCTGAGACTGCACTGCAAAACGTCCAGCAGATGGTGCCCTTTATTCCTGAGGAGTGAGCGCCTCTGTCTGTGGAGGGGACGCAGGAGCGAGTGCTCGGCGTgacttcctcctcccccaccgcCCATGCAGAGCTCTCTTCAGGACTTAGGGCCGCTCTAGACCAAGTCATTTGGCACGGTGCTTTGGGCTGTGTAGCACTGAAGTCTCATTTTTATAACATTCAAGGAGTTTTTTATCTACTTCTGATTTAACTCATACACTCGGCAGTGGGCAGATGGGGGCTCGTTCTGACGGGAACCTGAGTGCTGGAGAGTAGGGTGCTTGGCCCACGTTGCACTCTGGGTCGTGTGTAAAGTCAGGACCAAGACTTGGCTTCTGACCTCCGGGGCCTTGTGAAGGCTAAAAGTCTGTTTTATGTCATCCCTGAGACTGACTGACTCTTCATTCCCTCAACAGGGCTAGTGGTGGTGAATCATTACCTAGCATTTCAGTTTTTTGCAGAGGAATATTATCCTTTCTCAGAGGTAAGAAGTCTTCAGTATGTCTTCAGACTACTAACAGAGATAGCAGGGGTAAAGGGGATTTGTGTGATTTCTTTGTGTATTTGGCTGTGATTTGAAACAGACTATTCAGGGATaacacattaagaaaaaataatatagatgATTTTAGAAAGTTGTGAGTATGAGGAGCAGCGACCCTTTGGCTGAGGAAGAAGGCCACTGCTGTCTCCCAGTGAGTCCTTTGGGTCTCTCAGGACCCAGCCTGACATCCTAAGGTCAGGAAGGGGCGTGGGGTGACCTGGTCTGATGCACACCtcacagggcagggctgggccacaACCTTGAACCCTGCTGCTCTAGTTTGAACCCTGGAGAAGAACAAGgtcacttctccaggagatacgGGTCGGTCATGGTTTTGCCTTCCATCTATATCCTTCGGTTCAGAGGAGTTGCTTGTCCTGGTGACCAGGATTCAGGGATTTTGGCCTGAATCGTGGTCATCTTCAGTCTCCACCTTTCCCCACTGAATCTTCTCCTGGGGCTGTCCTGTCTCTGGGGCTGTCCTGTCTCTGCTTCCTGGGCCCTGGTCCCCTTCAGAGATCCCATGTGGGGTCGTCAGTGTGCACGTGACCAGCTTTCTAAGAATCACAGTGACTGCTCCTGGACCGGCCTTGGCACCTCCGGGAGCATCATCTTCTCAGTGTCTCTGTTGCCAGGTCCTGGCCTATTTCACTTTCTGTCTGTGGATAATCCCGTTTGCGTTCTTCGTGTCGCTCTCGGCTGGGGAGAACGTCCTGCCCTCCACCGTGCAGCCAGGAGGTGAGAAGAGggtgggagggtcatggtgggaGGGCACCAGCAGGGCCTGAGCTGCGGGGGAGCCAGAGCCCCCCTGTGATAGAGACACTTGAATTCTGGGTGGGCAGCactgtgttcacacacacacaagcatacacgTACACACACTCATCTCCCTGCCTGTGTCTCCACAGATGACGTGGTCTCCAATTACTTCACCAAAGGCAAGCGGGGCAAACGCTTAGGGATCCTGGTTGTCTTCTCATTCATCAAAGAGGCCATCCTACCCAGTCGGCAGAAGATATACTGACCCCCTGGGGAGGGGATGCTGGCGCAGGAGCCAGAGAGTCAGGCCCCTGGGCCTCCGCACTGGGTGGGGGCCGGGAGTTGGTCGGCAccttcccccagccctggccctccTTCCCTCCACTCCCCTGGAAGCCCTCATCCCCACCCTCCTCAGGAGGCTCAGCTCAGGTCAGATCTGATACTGCTGGAGGCTGAGACCTCAGAGGCTGCCAGGGAGGAGTCAGGGCCTGCTTAGGCAGGAGGCTACCACCCACCTGGGTGCACAGAAGCCGAGCCCCTGTGGCCCTCCTGCTTCCTCCTGTGATCGGTCAGGAGTTCTGGCTCAGCCCGGGCAGGTAGGGCCAGGGCCATGAAGCTGAAGAGCAGACAGTGATAACTGCCAGTGGGCAGATGGCCACGGGAGGGGCTGTGACTTAGCACTTGCAAGTTTTTGCTGTTGAACTGTGAATTCTGTCCAAGTGCTGATTCCCATTTGAATAAAGATTCTAGGTGGCACTGTTTGCCTTAATACCCTGAAAGttcatcttcctttcttcctgcagACCTCCCACCCGGACTGGCTTTGCTGCACCAGGGCTCTTTTTCCATGTTTGGGTCTTGCCCTTCCGAAGGGACCATTCTTGTGGCCCATAGTGGGAAGGGGACGGAGATGAGGAGCCGAACctggtggggggatggggagtgGAAGTGGAGGCAACCTTTCTTAatccccttctcccttcttccGTCTCTTCTTTCCCCTGGGGCTCTGTGACTGccaggctggaggcagagaggggatAGTGTGAGACTGGGTTAGATTTTTCAGGAGAACATGTATAATATCCTATTTGTAAGTCTTGTCGTAGGGAAGAGGAGTGGTTTCTGGCTGATTTCTGTCTTGGGCTTGaggagaaacaataaaaattggCTTCCAGGCAGCCTGGATTACAGCCT is part of the Bos indicus isolate NIAB-ARS_2022 breed Sahiwal x Tharparkar chromosome 11, NIAB-ARS_B.indTharparkar_mat_pri_1.0, whole genome shotgun sequence genome and harbors:
- the TEX261 gene encoding protein TEX261 isoform X1; amino-acid sequence: MWFMYVLSWLSLFIQVAFITLAVAAGLYYLAELIEEYTVATSRIIKYMIWFSTAVLIGLYVFERFPTYMIGVGLFTNLVYFGLLQTFPFIMLTSPNFILSCGLVVVNHYLAFQFFAEEYYPFSECLCCQVLAYFTFCLWIIPFAFFVSLSAGENVLPSTVQPGDDVVSNYFTKGKRGKRLGILVVFSFIKEAILPSRQKIY